The genomic region TTGATAAAAATCTCGCGGTCAACATACCTAAGCAAATGGCTGCAGCTTCTGGCGCCAAATTCCAATATTATTCAATTCCGGCTTCATTTGGCATCGGTCACGACATTGTAGCCTTAAACCAAGACGAGGTTAAAAAGCACGCCGACAAATTATATCCGTTCTATCTGAACATGTATGAAGGAAAAGACGTAAAATTAGAGGCGAACTAGCTATCCTATTTACCTTGCACAGCTAAGATTTGCGCCTGAATTTCATCCAATTGAGCATCATCCATTTTTGGACCGTCGGCCGTGGTTAACCAACCAGGATATTTCTCATAAAACGCTTGTTCGTGTGACACTGGCGAACCAATTCCCTTTGCCAAATCACCATGAAGCGGCATCAATTTGGCATGCACGTGTGCCACACCCGTGCCTTCAAAAATCAGTGCCACTCGTGGGGTATCAAACGCTTTTTCCAAAATACCAGCAACTTTTTTCACCGCCAGCATCATTTCAGAATATAGATTGTCATCCAAAGAAAATACGTAATCGCCCGGATTCTGCTTCGGAATCACCACAGTAAAACCTGGTGTATTAGGAAACGACGTTAAAAATGCTAGGAACTTCTCATCTTCCCAAATCTTCCAAGATTTCATTTTTCCAGATACGATGTCGTCAAAAATTGTGCGATTCATAATTACTCCTTTATGCAAATAAATCGTTTAATGCCTCACTCACCGTTGGATGAGTGAATATTTGGTCACGCAGCACAGTATATGGCAGGCCATTATCCATTACAGTTTTGATAATATTAATGACTTCTGGTGAGTTACGACACAATAAACTAGCACCCAAAATCTGTTCAGTGTTTGCATCAATTACCGCACGCAGCAATCCTGTTGTAGCATTATCAACATGCAGGCGTGGAATCGCCATAGCAGGCAGCTCTTTTACGATAATTTCGCGCCCCGTCGCACGCGCCTCAGCCTCTGTCATACCCACCCGACCTAGCGGCGTTTGCATAAAGACCGCGTACGGCAAGGTTTTTTGTTTGGCGCGAGTGTACAGACCGTCACCCAGCAACTGGCTTCTCACAATCCGAAAATCGTCCAGCGACGCATAGGTAAATTGTGGCCCGCCCGTTACATCGCCCATTGCCCAAATATGCGACCGACTAGTGCGAAGTGTTTCATCAACCACAATTGCCCCGCGCTCATCCGTCGCTACACCGGCAGCTGGTAAATTCAAGCTCATCGTTGCCGGGCGACGGCCCGTAGCCATCAAAACCGCATCATAACCAGCGTAATCATCATGATTTACTGTGCGAATCGTCGCAGTATACTCACCCTCAATCGCTGTCACATCCACACTAAACACAATCTCAAT from Candidatus Nanosynbacter sp. HMT-352 harbors:
- a CDS encoding FAD-dependent oxidoreductase gives rise to the protein MDTQQFDVLIIGFGKAGKTLAVALANAEKKVALVERSPKMYGGTCINIACIPTKVLVNAAEHHQSFDEAMAHKTTVVARLNEKNYHMLADRETVSVIEGEASFVDDRTVKVVAGSDELVVSAPQIFINTGAESIIPDIPGVDKPFVYTSTELLDRMTQPKQLAIIGGGYIGLEFASTYAKLGTKVTVFERGDALLAREDPAIARAATEALQAQGIEIVFSVDVTAIEGEYTATIRTVNHDDYAGYDAVLMATGRRPATMSLNLPAAGVATDERGAIVVDETLRTSRSHIWAMGDVTGGPQFTYASLDDFRIVRSQLLGDGLYTRAKQKTLPYAVFMQTPLGRVGMTEAEARATGREIIVKELPAMAIPRLHVDNATTGLLRAVIDANTEQILGASLLCRNSPEVINIIKTVMDNGLPYTVLRDQIFTHPTVSEALNDLFA
- a CDS encoding HIT family protein; this translates as MNRTIFDDIVSGKMKSWKIWEDEKFLAFLTSFPNTPGFTVVIPKQNPGDYVFSLDDNLYSEMMLAVKKVAGILEKAFDTPRVALIFEGTGVAHVHAKLMPLHGDLAKGIGSPVSHEQAFYEKYPGWLTTADGPKMDDAQLDEIQAQILAVQGK